From Electrophorus electricus isolate fEleEle1 chromosome 8, fEleEle1.pri, whole genome shotgun sequence, the proteins below share one genomic window:
- the LOC118241844 gene encoding uncharacterized protein LOC118241844, translated as MANSKELVPTNSVWSPGFTEELLPTSMQISLLYHISYLCLAKFPNMERLLRKRAVETQLLFGSSEALLLKCMGTSQSLVSSLFPMLIQAIEKNKPTLAVRYLEKARTWIGELIADVDKMVQSYVKHNKHVATTTSDINEKANTEAKSEKLSKEVQEMEGAIKTLEKKIARVRNELEDTKRKIDAKNLELESYVRDVTSKSSGLGIFAAIVPFIGPIVKSIYHAATSPAAAAKIKALENQLNQLTSQKTALMNQQWNIEVQQIDLQMKLAKVKIDNGSIPSPVHLNEVQRYLTKIQNILIQMKNFWEKVHSMLGVMQKKTFVNEDLVDEPELKEEFVNSIQKASEIWSNFGGSCDKAAKIFKIQSKDAYAFLEIDPSSLSDAVWQEEYNSVMGQLQEMKVLNQTPAAIQN; from the exons ATGGCTAACAGCAAAG AACTTGTGCCAACCAACTCCGTATGGAGTCCAGGATTCACAGAGGAGCTTCTACCAACTTCTATGCAGATATCCCTGCTGTACCACATCTCCTACCTGTGTCTGGCTAAGTTTCCAAACATGGAGAGGCTCCTCAGGAAGCGTGCTGTGGAAACACAACTTCTCTTTGGATCCTCTGAAGCTCTTCTGCTGAAG TGTATGGGCACCAGTCAGAGCCTGgtttcatcactgtttccaATGCTGATACAAgctattgaaaaaaacaaaccaacactggCGGTAAGGTACCTGGAAAAAGCAAGAACCTGGATTGGTGAACTTATTGCAGATGTGGACAAGATGGTGCAAAG ctatgttaaacacaacaaacacgtGGCCACAACTACCAGTGACATCAAtgaaaaggcaaacactgaGGCCAAGTCTGAGAAGCTTTCCAAGGAAGTTCAGGAAATGGAGGGAGCTATAAAGACCCTTGAAAAAAAGATTGCCAGAGTTAGGAACGAGCTTGAAGACACCAAAAGGAAGATAGATGCCAAAAACCTGGAACTTGAGAGTTATGTAAGGGACGTGACAAGCAAAAGCTCAGGCCTCGGAATCTTCGCTGCGATTGTGCCGTTCATTGGGCCAATCGTCAAGTCCATTTACCATGCCGCAACATCCCccgctgctgctgcaaaaatCAAAGCTCTTGAAAACCAGCTGAATCAGCTCACCTCTCAAAAGACGGCTCTGATGAACCAACAGTGGAACATTGAGGTCCAACAGATTGACTTACAGATGAAACTGGCCAAAGTAAAAATCGACAATG gCTCTATACCCAGCCCTGTCCACCTGAACGAGGTCCAGCGATATCTGACTaaaatccagaacattctgattcAGATGAAAAACTTCTGGGAAAAGGTGCACAGTATGCTGGGTGTCATgcagaaaaagacatttgttaATGAAGATCTTGTTGATGAACCTGAACTTAAAGAAGAATTTGTGAATTCAATCCAAAAGGCTTCAGAG ATTTGGTCAAATTTTGGTGGTTCCTGTGATAAAGCtgctaaaatattcaaaatacagtCCAAGGATGCCTATGCGTTCCTGGAGATTGATCCATCGTCTCTCTCAGACGCCGTGTGGCAGGAAGAGTATAACAGTGTGATGGGACAGCTACAGGAAATGAAAGTCTTGAACCAGACTCCAGCAGCCATCCAAAACTAA